tcttcttctttctctctctgccaGGTTTTGTTCTACACCTTAACACTGTCGCACtgaatttcacaaaaatttcAAACATACGACTACGCTTAGGTCTGACCAATGTTTTGTTCTAGTTATATGCACTACACGCATACAACTACAATACGCGCATACGCACTACAATGCATGCACATATACAATAGGAAAGTAGCCCTTGTAATGGAACCGCACATCAAGGGTACAATGCtgcattttcttcttcaaccATATCATTTTATTCTAACAAGGTTGGACATCATAATCGGTCGTCTTGCGTTTTTCTGCCCCGAAACTTTATATcttaaaataaaagataatAGACATACTTGCACAGAACGTGTGGTCTCTCTAACATCATACTAAAGAGTGTTTTACGCCACGGGCACGTGTAAAACGGTCTCCTCAACAGATGCCTTCAAATCTTAACAAATAAAACTCTAAATGTATATTAGAATTGCGTACGGTTTGCGAATCTTTCATTGCAAAAGTGCATCGCGACTGGATCGATTATGACCAAGCTGTCGCGAAACTGATCCTTTCCTAGGTATCTAAAGGAAGTTCAATACCACAGCATTGTGCTGAATATGATAAATGGTGaacaaaatgatgtttttcatTCGACACGCATAGTACGAGTGTCCATGTAGGACGACAGCTTCGGTGGATTGCTGTATTTGCAAAAACCGCCGCAACGCgcccgttgttgtttttttctttcttttaaaataCGTAGTTTTCGTCGGCCATATCTATTGCCCATCGGAATTTGTCGCGCTGTGTCTTGTTGAAAATCTTCTCAATCGGTACTCCGAACTTCTTACACCTGCAGAGGGAGTAGAGGGGTAAGCAACGGCAATTATAGATAAGCGCACATCATTGGTAAAATACTCTCAGCGTAGGTGTAAAACTTACCAAGCCACGGAGATACGCGGGTCCAGATAGTTCAGCTTGGATGTGCCCAGAGCgatcgttttattttcatccctATCCGTTTCCTGGAGCTCCAACTTCTTAAGCTGCTCCTTTAGCCTTTCCAACTGTTTGCTCTTCTTGTCAAACGCGCTCGGATCACGAACATTACTTTTCTTGAGATCCTGAAATGGTgtaaaccaaaaccaaacgatTGAAATTTCCGTCCCATCTCTTCCAAAGCGCCCTCCGAAGGTCTTCTTTGCCTTACCTTGAATTCCTTTTGACACTGTTCAACCTGTTCGCGCTTCACGCGAATCTTTTCCTTCAGATTGCCCATACTTTTCTCGTGCGTTTTTGGGACGGCCCGCTGATGGTTACACAAAATAGCGACCGCACGATTTGCACGATTGTAAGCAAGCAGCTTTTCCGGTACGGACATGTTAGGATCCGTCAATTCTTCCAACTGCTTTTGCAATGTGTAAGATGCGTTGAAAGTACGGAACACTTTGGCAGTGAGCCCTGAAATGAAATGGAGCAAGCAGTGACCAATTAGTAAGCGAAACAATGCATACATGCAATAGCACCTTTTTTCATACGCACCATCCATCAATCCCTTCAGATATTCGTTCACTACGGACGTGTTTAACCGGTCAAACAGATCGTCGCCcggctttttgttttctttaaacAGCTCCAAGTTCTTGAAGACACGCTTCTCTACCTCCACCTCATTGTAGTAGCGGATGGAATCCTTACCGAGGAAATCGAACACAACCACGTTCTCTTTACCGTTTAGCTCCTTGTGCAGCGCTATGTGCTCGTAACGCAGCGAACAGCAACCGACCGTATCGGCCTGATCGTCGTCCTTTTCATTGCCCGCTCTCAGCGCAAGCTTATCGATAAAGTACATCGCTACCGCACGCTGTCGGATACGCATCTCCTTGCTCTTCCACTCGTCGCGGTACGTGTCTCGAATTTTATCGATGTGCTTCAGCAACCGACGCGCCGTTTCGTACTTCTGCCAATCCTTTTCGCCCTTCAGCTTGGAGCTGGGATTCAGCATGATGTACTTCACCTGCCCCTGCACATTTTCGACCCAGGAAGCTAGCCACGATACAGTGTTGTCGTGGCGCACCTCCTTCCATCGGCGACCTGGCGGTGGGGACGGTATTTTGCTGTCCTGGGAGCAATTGATGATGACGTCCTCGGGCATAACGCGCCTCTTCACCAGGCCCATCTTCGGATGCTCGCCACGGCCGCGGAACAAACCGGGCGGTTCTATTTTGAAGTTTCCAATCTTTTCCTTATGCCCATCGATAACGCAAATACCGTACTCCTTTGTCAACTGCTCGTTCGCCGCCTTCAGTGCAGCCTTCTCCTCTTTGCTGCGATTCCGGTTCTGCTCGGCCATTTCCGCGAAGTACGCTGCCATAGGACGGAAGTTACACTTTTCCAAGTCGGTGATGCGCTCCCGCTCGTGCGGCGTCATCGTTTTGCGCCAATCCTTGAAGAAGTTATCATTGAACGCTTGCTTGGATGTGTAGTCGTGTTCCAGCATGCGCGCGTAGAAGCCTGCCACTTCCTCCGCATCCTGCGAGAGCTTCATTTCTTTGCCATCGTACATGAACTTCACGTGCGAAGGAAGTGGATCGTACGGTGGTGCAAATACAGGCCCCTTGTGCTCCAAATATTTCCATTTGACGCCGTCGTCGCGCTTTTCCTCCTCCCACCTGAATTTGGAGAagaaaataagcaaaacaaaaatcacagCATTAGCGCATTTCGCTAACAATGAGAGAGCTCTCCGTATTCTTCGCACACCGGATAAGTGTTCTCGACCTATTCGTTAAATGTAAACGTTTTGGCACCCGGTGCAAGAGGGTTGCACTGTTGTGGAAAAGATGCCGGGAATCACCATTAACGAGCGCACATGTAATCCGTGTCAGTAGTCGTTTTGATTGATAGCACATGTTGTATGCATTGCGATGCCCCGCAAGTGATCGGAAAACGGAACGAAAAGCCGACAACATTCACTTGTTACGAGTGGAAAATTTCATCCAgcacacactttttcattggaCGAGCACGACTGTGCATGCACAGCCCCCAGCTGTCACCTGGTCTGACAGCTTACTACAAAAGCACCATTCCGCATACGGCGGTCAGTGTATGAACTAACGTAAAATTTTGCCACAGCCAACCAACACATATGCACCAAACACCCATACATCCACACTGCGTTTCACTTCCTCATCTCACAAGTCTTGCGCACTCTTCCACCAACCAACGTGCAATGCTCCTCATGGAACTACCACCGGTGTACCGAGTGGTTTGCCGGTCTGatgttttcaaaacattccATTTCTTCTCCattaaccacacacacacacgcatacaaacAACTCGTATGCTAACCAAATGCATCCACTTACCATTTCCATACTtcttgctcttcttcttccttctttaCCCGAGCTCGTCCAGTCTTGCCGGTTCCAGCCTGGTCGCCGGTTCCTGCCTGATTGGTTCCAGGCATTGGGGGAGCAGCCTTGGTATTCTGTATTTGAGTGAGtaaagaaatgaaacaaacattgGCGTAAATCGGGCCTGCTTCACAATGCTGCAATAGGTTGACGCAACGCATATTACAATCATTGCCCGTCGCTAGTGCATATTTACCTTCTTCGCATGTTGGGTAGGTGGTTCTACTCCTGgctccttttttattttagtcttCTTCGGTTTCTTCTTGCTGCTATTGACATCATCGTCGTTCTCGTTGGCATCATCGGAATCATGCGagcgctttttgtttttcttctcttttttctccgtcttaattttcttctttctgcCATCTTCATCGTAGCCTTCTTCAGCCTCGCGTTTCTTCCGCTTTGATAGTGGTATATCGTCCTCGGACTCTTCCTCCCCCTCCTGGCCAGATTGCGGTTCTTCTTTGATATCTAGCGGCTCCATCTTGATACCGGCCTGAACGTTCGCCTGATACTGttcgtgctgctgttgcatgcCACCAAAATATccttgctgctggtgttgctgctgctggtacaaATGGGGCTGTTGTTCATGGTGATGACCATTCTCAGTGTTAAAATCATTATAACGGCTTGCGTCATCTCCCTCCTCGTCATCGTTATTCTGATAATCGTCGTCCTGGTTGGAAGTGGTTTGGTCCATcgtttcattttgcttcaACGCAAATGGTGTCTCGTCGGCGCGGAACTGCGACATCGAGTAATCGCACGAACTTGCCTGGgaaatgtccaactttcctcCCACAGGTCCTGCGCGGTTTTCCACCATTGCGTCATTCTGCTGGGGTATATACCCTTCTCCGTTCAAGAATTCCGTCGGAACAGGCTCCGGTTCTTCCTTCACCTTCACCTCGCCCGAAGGTACTTTCTCATCTCGGTGCCGATCCTTATGTTTGgaggatgacgacgacgaggagtGCTTATCCTTGTCCCTTCTCGAGCTGGAATGTTTGTTCTTGTCCTTATCCTTGTCGCGGctagagctgctgctgctactcttATGCTTATCCCGATCCTTGTCTTTGttcgacgaggacgaggatgACGATTTGTGCTTGTCCTTGTCTTTATCGCTTCGACTGCTTTTGTCGCGATCCTTCTTGTCGCGATCACGCTCACGATCCTTGCCATCTTCGCGGCTTCGATGTTTGTCTTTTTCCCGTTCCTTATCCTTCGACCGATCCTTATCGCTTTTGGAACTTTTGTGCGACGACGAGCTACTGTGGTGGCTTTTTTCCTTATCCttgttgctgctactactaGAGCTATGTTTTTCCTTGTCAGACTTCTCTTTATCCCTAAAAAGATTacaaaaatacatcaaaatCGTTAAATCAAGATTCACAAGCAGTACATTAAAAATCGGCGAGCTCTTTGCATCACACTCACTTCGATGAGCTGCTACCACTTTTTGAAGAAGACGAATGGCTGCTGCTCTTGTGCTTATCGCGATTCTTGTCCTTCTCACGATCGCGATCTTTGTCGCGATGCTTGTCCTTATCCCGATTTTTGTCACGATCTTTGTCACGATGCTTGTCCTTGCTAGAGCTTTTGTGGCTTTTATGACGATCGCCGTTTTCACCTCCACCGCCCGAGTGACCGTTGCTTACGCCGTTCGGCCGTTCCATCATGCCATTCATCACCTTGGAGGAATCCTTTGGAAAAGATAAAGTATCAATAATACAGTCAGTTAATACAGGAAGCCACAAGTTCTCGATAACAATATCTTATCCCACGAAGGATTGTTCAATCTACACCATTTGcaatacaaacaagaaaagcaatgtttaaaaataaaacctccTTTTAACGCGTGCCTCGTTCGCCTCAATTGCCAAGCTAATCACGCAATGAAAACGTTTaatcaagtaaaaaaaaaataaaaaaatacccgcGTACTATTGAAATGGCAAATCAACAGATACGTAAGCCTTTTTCattatatttcatttaataatactaataataaaaccatttgtagcaaatatatatatatatatatataatattataaaaaagCTACATACACTAGCCGAACAGTCAAAGGCTATTCTTATTTACAATATAACTACGCATAAGTGCGCAACAGGCAACAGTTACTGAATTTCATACTCAACGAATCCTAAACTGTTTTATCATTGTATGCATGCTGCTTTAGATTGTCCACGCGTAGCATAGTAAATTGCTTCTTTGCTCTTCCAAAATCGGCTAAAATAATACTAATACTATGATACGGCTATACGAGCATTACCATCACCTTCAACTTAACCCACGAGATGCTTCGACGATCGATTAGCATTTGCAACACCAGAAATGCGGTCATTGTCCATGTGTTCGCTTCGCCACGCAGCATTTTACAAAACAGAATTGGGTTATGCTGCCCTAAGACTGGTCTGCGAATCCAACATCAACATGGTGCGGTGCCACTAtctatgatgatgatggtggtgttaACGTTTTCCGCCACACTTCAATGTATGCGCACCATACTTGTTATGCTAATACTCAAGCACATGTTCCCTACACCGCATGCAGCCTACCAGCTGATCTCCCAAATCTTCCCCTTAGTCAAATAATACATGATAATGCCGAACGGTAGAGAGGTAGAGGAGGGGAGAAGacttaaaatgaaaataaaaataaaaagagatTGGCTAGCGCAAACGAGGTTAGAACGATTTCAGTTCAATTATAAGAATCAACGTGTTCTCATACAAAAATCGGGGTTATTGTATTCCAGTTTAAGCCGACCGGAAGAACCCATCCGGTGTGGTGTTAAGTGAAATAAAGGTAAATTAAAATGTGGAAACATTTGCATCGTGTAAGTAAGTGGTGACGATGATTTTGCCTGCACATATTGTCCTTTTTCCAATTCCaataaaacattgtttataataatattattaggTTTAGGTTTGGacaatgttatttaatttagaTTTAATTACACCTCCAATCAATTGCTGAAACAACAGAATTGAATTCCTTTACGCAGGACTTGATATCCGGCCACGTTGTATACTTTCAATTTCACCATAATACATGCAGCACACACTAAATTTCCTCCCCGTGCTACCATACATATAGCCGCAATATACACGTAGTGCTTTTATTCCATTCACCTTGATTGAACGTTTGCTGTGTGCTGAATTTCGTGTGTTCATGTGCGACCGTGTGTTAATGCGCCTCTCATGTTGCAAATACTTCCTCTTCCATTCAAGCGACGAGAAAACGTTCGTTCGGCTGATAGTGAAATGCACCGCCGACTTCGTTCACGCGAACAAGTTTCACGCAAAGAGACAAAACCAGCCACCGACTGTGTCTTTTCTGTGTCGAAAGAGGACCAATGTTGGGTGCATTGCGcgttttaaaatacatttcactCTTGTTCTCTTGTATTGGCAAAGGCACAGACACCAATAGTCTGGCCCGACACCGCACATCTTGAGTGCGTCACTGAAGTGAGGTAAAAgttggataaaaaaaaaatatgtttcatcCTTAGCAAATCTAGAGAACACCTATTTCATCTCCACACGCTCATGACCTTTCCGTGTCAGGCACAGAGAATGCGTAGCCCTAGTCACATTATCACTTTTCTTGCAATGCCATGTCTGTGCCGCACACCACACCAATTCCAAGCAAAGGTGCGCCGTACATATAACAAGGGCAGGCAGTGAAAAATTTTCTAAGTCCCAAAAAAAGTTGGGACTTAGACGAAAATTGACGAAAAAATCAACCCACTCTGGAATGATAGCATTTTCGCTGAAACGCGTTTTGCGCCAACTCCCAGCACGATACGACCAACCAAATTGAAGATATTCGATTTTTAACTTTCCTTCACTGTAGGCAGCGACGTGGGACTTAGTCTCCGGACGCCATTTTCCTCGCTGGTTCGGACGGCTACGCTCTAACATCAGCGAACATAGCCGCCGTACACACACTTGTGCTCGAATAGACAGAAACGCACCGCACCGGACACGACCGAGAGCCCGTTCGATGGACAGGGCTTGAATGTCTCGGAAACAAGTTTGGTAGATAAAAAATGCCACAAAAAGCTATTCTTTTGCTACTTTCACTAATCATTTTATCGAATGTGACACCAATTATGATTGCTTTTGAAGGACTTTACATTTTCGAGCCGAGGACGTCGTCAGAGTGCCAGTGTGACACAAGCACGAGCGCACTGTGTTCTTTGTTAAGGGGCTGATTCTATATCAAACGATAGCGAATCCAGACCCTCAACCCAGGGATTTTTCATCTATTACGACGAACCACAAAGGCCATACAGGCCCGGTGCAAAGGGCCCAATTGCGAACGAGGCAGTACATGGCACATACAATGAGAAAACTTCGAGAACGATTTCTACACCGTCGCCGAATGGGACAAGTGTAAATGTTGCGCACAATATGAGAACGATCTCCTTTCGATTATCATTGACACGGCCGGGTCACTTACCGCGGGTTGAGGAACGGCAGCGTCGACACTCATGTTGGCACCTTTTCCACAGCTTTTGGATTCCGGAAAGCAATGATTTTTCGACGACGGAAAACTACGGCGACCACAACGACAACGGTGTTCGCGATACGGAAGAAGAGCTTCACACCAGCACCTCGGTTGTTCGAACAGCACGGATTATCCCGCATGCCCCAGTGACGGGAGGGTTTGTAAACAATGCTCCGTTTATTACCTGTTGTTTAGTGTTCACTCATCCTTGTTGATACCTTAAAGATCCTGAGcaagaaatatattttatcttttctttCGTTGATTAAACCTGTTCTATAAACGATTTTGATACATTGCATCAGTTCTTGCTAGGTCAAATTATGTGCAGGGTAAATTACTTTCTCATATCGTACTGTAATTTATATTCATAATCTCTTGAAAGGGTCatcaaaatgtattttactTCCCATTGCAGTAATGTTGAATGCTTTAATTTgctaaattaaattatcaacTTACGATTCATATTTCACCCTTTTCAGCTTTGGACAAAAAAGCATCAcaacaacgcacacactgcaCGTAGCACTGCTCGAACCCTTCCGAGCCGCTATCATAGTACGGATCGCGTATGATAGCACCAGGCTGTTGCGGATCGAAATCACCCAGCAGTAGTATTTTCGCTTTGCTGTCTCCCTTGGGCGCGCGTTCCTTCAAATCAGCAATGTTCTCCCCGTCCATTCCAAAAATGTAATCGTAATGCTCAAAGTCCGCCTTTTTAATCTGCCTAGCCTTGTTGCTGTACGGTAGGTCGTGCTTTTTCATTGTTGCCAGAGCCCGATGGTCAGGGCTTCGTCCAACGTGCCACGATCCTATGGCCGCACTGTCTACTTCCCACTGATCTGCTACGCCAGCCGTGTCGATTGCTTTTATGAACACCGCCTCCGCGATAGGTGATCGGCAGATGTTTCCTGAGGGTAATGAATTCCATATTGATTAATTACTTTACATCTCTTTTAAACAACATGCGACGAAAGAATGCTAGAATACTCAAATGGAAGATGCACAACTTGAAAGGGCAATtgaaaaacacatcaaacataGTGCAAAAAGTATGTTGTTTTCTGCAATACTGCAGCAAAATTACACCAACCAACATCAGACCTTACCGATGCCGGCGGTTTGATTACACTCTAGTTTTCAATGATTTTACGAATCGTATGCATCGCGAAGGCTATCACAAACTTAATTACAAAAATTATCAAGAAGTTAGCTTACCCAGGCAAATAAAAagtgctttctttttctcactCATGTTGCTCGCGGTTCTTGTAAATAAATgtgaatgttttgatttaatttacacCTTGCTGATCTGTCAACAACAGGGTGGTCCAAAACATACACCCAAACAGCtcctaatattttttaaattaatcgcGTGATTAGCAACGCATGGATTGAGGAGTGAATTAAACACGTTGCAGGATTGGATTATGAAAATGGatacataaaataataatatgctTAATGAAACGAAACCAATCTATTGCTTCGAAAGCTAGAAATGCTTGTTTCGAATGTTTTTTACAGAATAATAGCAAAAGGTAGTTGCATAGTGTAAGGTCCGTTTTAatgatattttctaacaacTCTTCTTCCACCATTTACTCCTTCATTTTGATACACGACCATGCCATAAGCGGATCTGTTGATGTGATTTGGATACGTATGTTACAATACTCCTCGCATCCAGAAGATATATTTTTACTTTGTTGGTACGTAACGAGTGTTTAACGAGCTTGAAAGTGCAAAACATTCGGTGGAAGGTTTAATGGACAGAGAGAAAAATCGAAATGTTGACGGTTGTTGTTGGACAGGCTTGTTAAGGTACCGGAAGGTTATTtagcaaacatattttaactGGTGACTGTTGTTGCGTCGTAGGACATCCGAATAGCTGCTGTGCTAGAGGTTGGATAACTACATAAAAACgtctttaatgtttttaa
This is a stretch of genomic DNA from Anopheles merus strain MAF chromosome 2R, AmerM5.1, whole genome shotgun sequence. It encodes these proteins:
- the LOC121590609 gene encoding low molecular weight phosphotyrosine protein phosphatase 1-like; translated protein: MSEKKKALFICLGNICRSPIAEAVFIKAIDTAGVADQWEVDSAAIGSWHVGRSPDHRALATMKKHDLPYSNKARQIKKADFEHYDYIFGMDGENIADLKERAPKGDSKAKILLLGDFDPQQPGAIIRDPYYDSGSEGFEQCYVQCVRCCDAFLSKAEKGEI
- the LOC121600217 gene encoding uncharacterized protein LOC121600217; this translates as MSVNIRIDEARSLGDQHDQQGCDGQATCEEACRDDGDVEVDMKFGLFVDTDRSMPRNVSEEEFDFDSAFSSESNQALTDESTIDHLEDRMLPDGAVERERLKSLEDEHEILSSNLIALTSHFAQVQLRLRQIVEAPPQERDTLLKNLEEFAFLGIPEIQQNPVKQNIPEIVANLDKSPESVENLREKQQELIGQLKSQLMDLERYAYESGAGILPQTILLEKQKVIIEEIKKKINLNLNELDLPQLTSEDLRQQVDSALDELVNPLKMKEQLVTQLKTQIQDLERFISFLQTNEKAEIKKRFLEQQKQQEQRAEACKGNEGRSQRSSDRHTLSKPMSAHPSNGTSASQAAAKRESFNSKAFGLMDKAGTLLQMFALSQFTCGSEHRNSETNYQSKMMTRTRQNCWGDIRARLEYDVQEIASLALTMQNEISPKEADHNDEEDEDSNRPGRDNRKNYELTLLVRKRLAKTIQRLMQHGLRSISESASHSLVPFISGCFSTTGSGHSGTNHSSMSSRANESFYRSEVRRKSTGTTTTAPKKQSSYVEEDTSNAVVTEDNLFSQLDDDEEEDMEPQFDSNNKDEMHVWELLLVYYNIKNGDRYNSTPARKLSESFNLDIVDGRPLSNKQSLLSAIGSIIALHSPYKRSYDSQFKAFVCAGLNAQKLTQWLYLIFQCKELVSSHYASWSYVANTGFRDALKTLDCLTQYRFDLPVDLSIRQFKNIKDVFITASNMSEKKKALFICLGNICRSPIAEAVFIKAIDTAGVADQWEVDSAAIGSWHVGRSPDHRALATMKKHDLPYSNKARQIKKADFEHYDYIFGMDGENIADLKERAPKGDSKAKILLLGDFDPQQPGAIIRDPYYDSGSEGFEQCYVQCSVLFEQPRCWCEALLPYREHRCRCGRRSFPSSKNHCFPESKSCGKGANMSVDAAVPQPADSSKVMNGMMERPNGVSNGHSGGGGENGDRHKSHKSSSKDKHRDKDRDKNRDKDKHRDKDRDREKDKNRDKHKSSSHSSSSKSGSSSSKDKEKSDKEKHSSSSSSNKDKEKSHHSSSSSHKSSKSDKDRSKDKEREKDKHRSREDGKDRERDRDKKDRDKSSRSDKDKDKHKSSSSSSSNKDKDRDKHKSSSSSSSRDKDKDKNKHSSSRRDKDKHSSSSSSSKHKDRHRDEKVPSGEVKVKEEPEPVPTEFLNGEGYIPQQNDAMVENRAGPVGGKLDISQASSCDYSMSQFRADETPFALKQNETMDQTTSNQDDDYQNNDDEEGDDASRYNDFNTENGHHHEQQPHLYQQQQHQQQGYFGGMQQQHEQYQANVQAGIKMEPLDIKEEPQSGQEGEEESEDDIPLSKRKKREAEEGYDEDGRKKKIKTEKKEKKNKKRSHDSDDANENDDDVNSSKKKPKKTKIKKEPGVEPPTQHAKKNTKAAPPMPGTNQAGTGDQAGTGKTGRARVKKEEEEQEVWKWWEEEKRDDGVKWKYLEHKGPVFAPPYDPLPSHVKFMYDGKEMKLSQDAEEVAGFYARMLEHDYTSKQAFNDNFFKDWRKTMTPHERERITDLEKCNFRPMAAYFAEMAEQNRNRSKEEKAALKAANEQLTKEYGICVIDGHKEKIGNFKIEPPGLFRGRGEHPKMGLVKRRVMPEDVIINCSQDSKIPSPPPGRRWKEVRHDNTVSWLASWVENVQGQVKYIMLNPSSKLKGEKDWQKYETARRLLKHIDKIRDTYRDEWKSKEMRIRQRAVAMYFIDKLALRAGNEKDDDQADTVGCCSLRYEHIALHKELNGKENVVVFDFLGKDSIRYYNEVEVEKRVFKNLELFKENKKPGDDLFDRLNTSVVNEYLKGLMDGLTAKVFRTFNASYTLQKQLEELTDPNMSVPEKLLAYNRANRAVAILCNHQRAVPKTHEKSMGNLKEKIRVKREQVEQCQKEFKDLKKSNVRDPSAFDKKSKQLERLKEQLKKLELQETDRDENKTIALGTSKLNYLDPRISVAWCKKFGVPIEKIFNKTQRDKFRWAIDMADENYVF